A single genomic interval of Candidatus Leptovillus gracilis harbors:
- a CDS encoding SdpI family protein, with protein sequence MLALLLMYVGGGVLLALLALPLYLQKIGPNPVYGFRISPAYENPKLWYPVNRYAANWLFASAISLI encoded by the coding sequence ATGTTAGCCCTTCTTCTCATGTATGTTGGCGGCGGCGTTTTGCTGGCGCTGTTGGCGCTGCCACTGTATTTGCAAAAAATCGGCCCCAATCCAGTATACGGCTTCCGCATCTCCCCCGCATACGAAAACCCTAAGCTCTGGTATCCCGTTAACCGCTACGCCGCCAACTGGTTGTTTGCCAGCGCCATCAGCCTCATC